A DNA window from Anastrepha obliqua isolate idAnaObli1 chromosome 5, idAnaObli1_1.0, whole genome shotgun sequence contains the following coding sequences:
- the LOC129249499 gene encoding NADH dehydrogenase [ubiquinone] 1 beta subcomplex subunit 2, mitochondrial-like, producing the protein MLRAILSARNVILCSRNGPGVLKAINKQSIRNSHVVSYRTVPSSHSKITTVGAEIVGAAMWWWILWHLWHEYEHITGEFPYPSSSSWTNAELGIPPTKED; encoded by the exons AATACTTTCTGCCCGCAACGTTATTTTATGCTCTCGAAATGGACCTGGAGTTCTGAAAGCAATCAATAAACAAAGCATAAGAAATAGCCATGT AGTTTCGTATCGAACAGTTCCAAGCAGTCATTCGAAAATAACTACTGTAGGTGCTGAAATCGTTGGAGCGGCAATGTGGTGGTGGATATTATGGCATTTGTGGCATGAGTATGAACACATTACG GGTGAATTCCCATACCCTTCTAGTTCTTCTTGGACTAATGCTGAATTGGGCATACCGCCTACAAAAGAAgattaa
- the LOC129249500 gene encoding equilibrative nucleoside transporter 2 yields MAFRRRDKRTDRQVLVENEDVPHRDNAIDNGFGDDRFGTNADNSDEDDMKCMPTIDNELNISEIRNHRQVVDSDAPPDRFNFTYVVFYLLGTATMTPWNFFVTAEDYWMYKFRNTSINGTTTVLTPMQKSFSSDLTLAASISGTTFLILNAVYGHLVTLKIKMLTTLIIILGIFIVTTSLVEVNTDDWQEQFFLITLFTVVIINVSSAIMSGGIFGVAGLFPSHYTTALVSGQALGGIVSALAFILVLAFGAPPNVTALIYFVIGSSLVLLSIICYVIMSRQPFFIYYCEGRDKYKILADTPSHSRSVNIGVQLEPNIREVFGKIYVEAVNICILFATTLSVYPAVTVLMQSESYGKGYAWNDIYYMPVVNYLFFNSGDYFGRILAGLWEIPRDNPHTVLLLTVIRLLYVPLFLCANTSIHYFLPTLVHTDAAFIIMIITFGITNGYLANINLIMAPRSVMQHEKEMASSIMVASLSLGLAIGSLLSMAFVQML; encoded by the exons ATGGCATTCAGGCGAAGGGACAAAAGAACGGATCGACAGGTGCTTGTGGAAAACGAGGACGTTCCACATCGCGATAATGCTATTGACAACGGCTTTGGTGATGATAGATTCGGAACAAACGCTGACAATAGCGATGAAGATGATATGAAATGTATGCCAACAATAGATAACGAACTAAACATTTCGGAAATACGCAATCACAGACAAGTAGTCGACTCGGATGCACCACCAGATCGCTTCAATTTCACATATGTCGTGTTCTATTTACTGGGGACAGCTACAATGACACCATGGAATTTTTTCGTGACAGCAGAGGAC tatTGGATGTACAAATTCAGAAACACCAGTATCAACGGTACTACCACTGTCTTGACGCCAATGCAAAAAAGCTTTTCCAGTGACCTTACACTCGCTGCATCTATTTCGGGCACAACATTTCTCATTCTCAACGCTGTTTATGGGCACCTTGTcactcttaaaataaaaatgctcaCAACTCTAATAATTATTTTAGGAATTTTTATAGTAACGACAAGTTTAGTGGAAGTAAATACAGACGATTGGcaagaacaattttttcttatcaCCCTGTTTACTGTAGTCATTATAAATG TGTCATCGGCCATAATGTCAGGCGGAATATTCGGAGTAGCTGGACTCTTCCCATCGCATTACACAACTGCTCTAGTAAGTGGCCAAGCTTTAGGCGGTATTGTATCCGCGCttgcttttattttagtattagcATTCGGTGCTCCACCCAACGTTACGGCTTTGATATATTTTGTCATTGGCAGTTCATTGGTTTTACTGTCCATAATATGTTATGTGATAATGTCGCGCCAgccatttttcatatattactGTGAGGGTCGGGACAAGTACAAAATTTTGGCCGATACTCCTTCTCATAGTCGCAGTGTTAATATAGGTGTACAATTAGAGCCTAATATTAGGGaagtatttggaaaaatttacgtTGAAGCAGTCAACATATGTATTCTTTTCGCGACGACATTATCGGTATATCCAGCGGTCACAGTTCTAATGCAATCGGAAAGTTATGGCAAAGGATACGCTTGGAACG ATATTTACTACATGCCAGTGGTTAATTATCTCTTTTTCAATTCCGGGGACTACTTCGGTCGCATACTGGCCGGATTGTGGGAAATT CCGCGCGATAACCCACATACGGTGCTCTTATTAACTGTGATACGTCTGCTCTACGTGCCCCTTTTTCTCTGTGCAAATACTAGTATACATTATTTTTTACCTACTCTTGTGCACACAGATGCCGCCTTCATTATAATGATTATTACATTTGGTATAACTAACGGTTATCTGGCAAATATCAATTTAATAATGGCACCCAG ATCTGTCATGCAGCACGAAAAGGAAATGGCTTCATCGATCATGGTCGCAAGCTTGAGTTTGGGGTTGGCGATAGGATCGTTACTAAGTATGGCTTTCGTACAAATGCTTTAA